GGCGAGTCGACGCAACAACGGCGGGAACCCGGATTCTCCGGGTTCCCGCCCTTTTTCAGAAGGTCGTGATGTCCGATTCCCCCAAACGCATCCTCGTGCTCGGAGTGGGCAACATCCTCTACACCGACGAAGGCGTCGGCGTACGTGTGGTCGAACACCTCCAGGCAGGCTATTCCTTCTCCGAAAACGTCACCCTCATGGACGGAGGCACCTTGGGCACCCGGCTCATGGGCCCCATCCTGGAGGCCGACTTCCTCATCGTCGTGGACGCGGTGCTCGGCGGCGATCCCCCGGGCGCGATCTACCGTCTCACTGGCGAGGATCTGCGCAAGTCGCTGGCCTTCAAGGATTCCATGCACCAGACCGACCTGGTGGACACGCTCATCTACTGCGGACTGGTGGGCAACCGCCCGGACGCCGTTGTCGTGGGCATCGAACCCGAGGACTACCAGTCCATGGCCGTGGAGCTGTCGCCCACCCTTGCCAAGCGCGTCCCGGACATGGCACAGGTGGTGCTTCGGGAGATCGAACAGGCCGGGGGAGCCTACACCCCGTCGGCCGCTTAGGAGGGCCCATGTGTTTGGCTGTTCCCGCTGAGATCGTGGAGATCAACGACGGCGTCGCCACCTGCCGCGTGGGCGAAGGGCAAACCACCGTGCAGGCCTCGCTCATGCTCCTGGAGTCCGAGCCCAAGCTCGGCGAGTTCCTCATCATCCACGCCGGATTCGCCCTGCGCGTCTTGGACCGCCAGGAGGCCCTGGAAAACCTCAAGCTTCTGCGCGACGTGATCCAGGCCGCCAAGGAAGCCGGAGTCGAGCAGGACATGCTCTAGCCGGTACCCTCTCGGCTCCTCCCGTTTTCCGCCCTGCGCGCGGCCTCCGGGCCTTGTGCCTCATCGTCGGCTGGGATAGGATTCCGCCCACGAGAGAGGAGGTTTTTTTCATGACCGACGACACGACCTGCGGGTGCGGCGAGTCCTACATGGACGGCATGCCGCTGCCGGACATCACGTTCTCCACTTTTGTGCTTTCCCTGAGTTCCCAGGCCCTCATGCACCTGGGCGAGGAGCCCGACCCCGATACGGGCGAGACCCAATTCCGGCCGCATCTGGCCAAGCAGACCATCGACATCCTGGCCATGCTCCAGGCCAAGACCGAAAAGGGCCTGGACCCGGATGAGAAGAAGCTCCTCTGCGGGCTGCTTTACAACCTGCGCATGCAGTACGTGAACAAGGTGAAATAGCATGGCCGAGAAGATCCGCGTGGGCCTGGTGGGCGTCACCGGCTACACGGGCATGGAACTGGCGCGCATCCTGGCCTCTCATCCTTCCATGGAACTGGTTCGAGCCACCTCGCGCTCCGAGGCCGGGCAGGCCTTGGAGTCCCTGTATCCCTTTCTGCGCGGCACGGACCTGGGCGACCTGATCGTCACCGAGCCGGACCCGGCGGATCTGGCCGGGGCCTGCGAACTCTGCTTTCTGGCCGTGCCGCACAAGGCGGCCATGGAGACGGCCGACGCCCTGATCCGCGCCGGTCTCAAGGTGGTGGATCTCTCGGCCGATTTCCGGCTGCGGGACAAGGCCGTGTACGAGGCCTGGTACAAGACCGGACATACCCGCGCGGCGCTTTTGGACGAGGCCGTCTACGGGCTGGTGGAACTCTATGCCGAGGAGGTGCGCCGCGCCCGCCTGGTGGCCAACCCGGGCTGCTACCCCACGGCCTCCATCCTGGGCTTGGCCCCGGCCCTGTCCGCCGGGCTGGTGGAGACGGGCGACATCGTCATCGACGCCAAGTCCGGAGCCTCGGGCGCGGGCCGCAAGGCCGCGGTCGCCACGCTTTTCTGCGAGACCCACGACAGCTTCCGGGCCTACAGCCTGCCCACGCATCGGCACACCCCGGAGATCGAACAAGAAGTTTCGCGGCTGGCCGGTTCGGACATCACCGTGTCCTTCAACACGCACATCCTGCCCATCGACCGGGGCATCCTGGCCACCATCTACACCAAGCTCAAGCCCGGCGCGGACGCGGAGCGGGTGCGCGCGGCCTACGAGGACTTCTGCCGCGACAAGCCCTGGGTGAGGCTCTTCCCGGCGGGCACGCTGCCGGAAACGCGCTGGGTGCGCGGCACCATGTACTGCGATCTGGGGCTGGTGGTGGATCCACGCACCGGGCGGCTCATCATCCTCTCGGCCATCGACAACCTCTGCCGGGGAGCCTCGGGACAAGCCGTGGCCAACGCCAACCTCATGCTCGGCCTGCCCGTGAACGCGGGTCTGGATATGGCCCCAATGATGCCGTGAGGCGCTGGCCACACCGCATCCAAAAAGAAAGGCTCCCGGAGGAGCCTTTCTTTTTGGATTTCGTCCCAACCTCACGCGGGTGGCTGCAGCGCGGTCAGAACAGTCTGCTTGTTCTCATCAAGGGTCAGCATGTAGGACTTGCCGTGCTTCAGCAGGAAGTCCTTTTCCGCGATGAACGGGACGCCGTCGACGTCGATCCGTTCATCCTCGCCCTCCACGGCTTCCTCAAGACCCAGACCAAGCATGATCTTGCTGTGGCAGCCGCAGCCGGCCTTGTACTCACGCAGGCGCACGCAGGCGTCTTCTTCCTCGTCACTCAGCATGTTCCTGAGTTTCTTGAGAATTTCTTCAGTCGTTTCGACCGAGAACATCGTTCCTCCTTTTTGGGTGTCGCATGGTGACGGGCACATGCCCGTTTTCCGAGACGTTCCAGGGCAATTGCTTTTCGAACGTACCGTGCGCGCGGGAGGGCCGATTCGGCGCGAAGCGCCTGTCATTCTCGAGGAAACGGCGCGGCCCGCTATGGCGCGGCGGTAGCGTTCAAAACGGTCTGCTTGTTCTCATCAAAGGTCAGCGTGTAGGACTTGCCGTACTTCAGCAGAAAGTCCTTTTCCGCGATGAACGGGACGCCGTCGACGTCGATCCGTTCATCCTCGTCCTCATCGGCTTCTTCCATGCCCAGACCGAGCACGATCTTGCTGTGTCACCCACCGCCTACCTTGTACTCGCGAAGGCGCACACAGGTGCCTTCGTCCTCGTCCGCCAGCATCTCGCGGAGCTTTTCGAGGATTTCATCCGTTGTTTCCAGTGTGAACATTGTTCCTCCGTTTTCCGTCGTTAAACGATGACGGGCTTGAGCCCATATCTTCCAAAGCGCTCCTCGACCGCCCTGAGCTCCTCGGGGGTATACTGGCGCAGAGGCGGCATGGACAGGTTGAGCGCGAGGTATTTGTTTCTTCCGAAGAAATGGCACGGCATGATCTCGATCTCGTGACGGTGGAATTCGCCAAAGAAGTCGGCCATCGCCGCGAGATTTTCCTCCGTGTCGTTCAATCCCGGCATGAGGGGCATGCGGATGCGCACCTTGGTGTCGGAGCTCAAGGCGTTCCGCATGTTCTTCAATATGAGCGCGTTGCCCTGTCCGGTCAGGGCCTTGTGACGTTCGGGGTCCATGTGCTTGCAGTCGAAGAGCAGCAGATCGGCCAGCCTGATCGTTTCGCTGAAGCGGTCTTCCGGGCAGCAGCCGCAGGTGTCCACAGTGCAGTGGTAGGCCTCGTCATGCGCCTGTTGCAGCAGGGCGAGGAAAAAATCCCCGCCGGCCGTCGGTTCTCCGCCTCCGAACGTCACGCCCCCGTCGGAATTGAGGTAGAAGAGTTCATCCTTGCGGACGACCTCCATGACTTCCTCCACGGTCATGATCTTGCCGGACATGACCCGGGCCTGGCGGGGGCAGACTTCCGTACAGACGCCGCAGTCGGTACATTTTTCCGGATCGCGCCCGAACTTGCCGTTTTCAAGAAGCACGACCGCGCCGTTGGGACAGGCATTGGCGCACGCGCCGCAGCCCGTGCAGAGATTCTCGAAGTACATCATCTGCGGCGCGAACTTCTGCGACTCGGGATTGCTGCACCAGATGCAGTGCAGGGGGCAACCCTTGAGAAAGACAGTCGTCCGCAGGCCGGGGCCGTCCTGCACCGACATCCGTTGAATATTGTATACCATTCCCTCTTGCATGGTCAGGAACTCCGAGTCGATTTGATGAGGCGGGAACCAAAGAAGGGGGACGCCGCGGCAGCGGCAACGGCGTCCCCCTTGGGGCATAGGGTCAGTTGGCCTGCGCGTATTCCGTGCGCTTCACGATTTCGTCCTGTACGCCCTTGTCGAGGCGGGTGAAGTAGGCGCTGAAGCCCGCCACGCGGACCACGAGATTCTTGTAGTCCTGCGGGACTTCCTGGGCCTTCTTCAGGGTGGCGGAGGTCACGACGTTGAACTGGATGTGCGATCCGCCGAAGTCGCAGTAGGTCTTGATGAGCGAAGTCAGCAGGCGCGTTCCGGCGGGGCCCTCGAGAGCCGCGGGCACCAGCTTCACGTTGAAGTGGTTCGCGCCGTAACGAACCGTGTCGATGGCCTGGGCGCCGGACTTGATGAGGGCGGTGATGCCCTCATGGTCGGTGCCGGGCATGGCGGAGACGGAACCGTCGGTGAGCGCGACGCCCGCCTTGCGTCCGGTCGGCAGGGCGCCCATGAGCGCGCCGAAGTAGTTGTGGTACGAGAGGGAGTAGGCGTCCAGCGGCGTGCGGTAGCCGAAGCAGTCCGGACCGATGGAGTTGTGGATCTCGTCCACGTCGCGGTAGTACTGCTGAACGAAGGCTTCGGTTTCGGGGTAGTCGTTGCCGTGTTTGGGCGCCTCGTAACACATCCTGCGGATGTCCTCGAAACCTTCGAAGTTGGCCTTGATGGCCTCCATGAGCTGGGCCATCGTGATCTTCTTGGTGTCGAACACGAGGTGCTTGATGGCCAGCAGGGAGTTGGCCGCGTCGACGCCGGCGGTCATGATCGGGTTGACCTGCGGGTAGCGGGTGCCGCCCGCCTCTTCGCACTTCCCCTTGTCGATGCAGCCGTCGTACATGACCGAGCGGAGCACGCTGGGCACCACCTGCAGGCGCGCCATCTGGGACAGGTCGGAGTGCTTGCGGGAGATGCCGAAGAGGTGCTTCAGCTGCTTCTTGTAGGCCTCGTAGACCTCATCGAAGCTCTTGAACTCGGTGAATTCGCCGGTTTCGATTCCGAGCTGCTTCTTGGTGGTCGGATCCGTGCCGTTGTACATCACCATTTCGATGATCTTCGCGAGGCACGGCTGGTCTTCCTGGGTGATGAAGCTGCCCTTGCCGCAGATGCCCGTGGACACGCAGCCGTAGTTGCCGCAGTTGCGGGCGTCTTCCAGGGTGATGCCGCCTTCATACTGGGCGAAGCGGGCGAGGGTGCGCTGGATCACGACGTTGTTGTTGAGGATCTGGGGCTGTCCCGAACCGCCGCGGATGCATTGCACGACCTTGCTCATGTAAGCATCCGACATCTTGGGATGATAGAGCAGCGTCAGCGTGGGCTGGATGCCGCGCACCTGGATCTGTGTTTCGAGCAGGAGTTCCTCCAGCTCGGTGCTGGCGTCGTTGCCGTCCTTGTCCACGCCGCCGATCGTGATGGTCTGGCCGGTGTGGCCGGAGAGGGTCTTGGCGTAGGAGCCGCCCTGATACTCACCCAGCTCCATGTGCTTGATCCACTGCATCTTGAGGAGGGCGACAACCTGTTCGCGGCTGAGCTTTCCTTCGTCGAGGTCCTTCTTGTAGAAGGGATACATATACTGGCCGTAGCGGCCCGGGGAGGTGGCGCAGGCCATTTGTTCGGTCTCGATGCACAGATGCATGAACCAGAAGGACTGGACGGCCTCACGGAAGTTGCGCGCCGGGAACTCGGGAACGCGGCGGCAGATTTCCGCGATTTCGAGCAGCTCGGCCTTGGTCTTCGGGTCGGTTTCCGTCTCGGCGGTCTTTTCCACCAGTTCGGCGTAGCGGTGGGAATGGGCGACCACGGCCTCGCAGACCACGATCATGGCGCGGTAAAGATCGAAGCGCTCCTTGTCGTCGAGGGTGGTGGGGCAGTTGCGCAGACGATCCTTCAGGTCGTCGATGATTGCGCGCATTCCCTCATTCAGCGCCCTGGGGTAGTCGGCGATGCCGGAGCCGCTCGCGACGCTGACGTTCTCGTAGTACATGCCCCCCTTGTGGTAGGCGGAGGGGTTGAAGCCGAACATGTCCTTGAACATCTTGTTGTTCAAGTCGATGCAGGTGCGGCCCTTCCATTCCTTGTAAGTCTGCTGGAGAAGCTCCTCGGTTTCCTGCGGGATCTTCATTTCGCCGAGAGAGGCCATCTTGGCCATCTGCATCTCGTCCTTGATCCACTGCACGTTCCACTCGGGATACGGGAGCACGCCGCAGCGGGCGCTGGTGAGGGTGCCGACGATGGGGTTGCCGTCGAGAAAGATCTTCTTCTTGAGGAGCACGCGCTCAAGCAGCTTGGCGCGAATGTAGACGACCGGCTCCCCCGCGAATTCCTTGTATACGTCGTGCAGGTGCTGAAGGCGCTCGGCGTCCATGACCTGAGGCGCGTTCATCAGGAACTCCATCTGTTCCTTGAAGCGCGAATTCATGGTCTCCCAGTTGAGCTTGTATTCCTTTGGTCCCGTCGCCACCTTGTTCATGTCGAACGTCATGTTCGCCACTTCTTCGATGGCTTGCTTCTTGGAGCTGGAGAAAGGAAGCGTCGTCATGGTCATTCCTCCCGATTGGCAAGTGGTGCGATTATGTCCGCCAGCTCGTGGCGCTCTCCGCCATTGCGGAGTTTGTGATATTTTGCATTAGCAGGAGGTATGCCAGCACTATTTTTGTTTGTATTAATTTGATATAATTGATTTTTTTATCAAAAACCCGGAACGGTGGGCGCAACAAATTTTTAGATTGAGAAAGTTTTTTTTCTTTTTTCGAAGATTTTTTCCGCAGTCGAGGCGCTGCGAAGGGAGCGATGGGGGACGGGGATCAATACACGTCGTCTATTTCCAGCGTCTTGATCCTGTAGCGCAGGCCGGCCGCCGTCATTTCGAGGATGCGGGCCGCCTTGGCCACGTTGCCGCCGGTCACGCGCAGAACGTTCGTGATGCAGCGGCGTTCATATGCGTTCAAGCAGTTCTTGAGCGCGATGACCTCGGTGCGTTTTACGTCGCTGTAATCGTAATACTCGTTCGCGGGCGCTTCCGGGAGAGCTTGGGCCGTCACGGACCCCTTGGCCGCAAGGCCGAGATTGCGCCCATATTCACGTTTCGCCTCAAGGAAATGCTGCGGTAGGCAGGCTTGTTCGATAATGCCCGATGGCCCCACCATGATCATTGAGCACTCGACCACGTGCGCGAGTTCACGAATGTTGCCCGGCCAGTCGTATTCCTTGAAAAGCTGAAGCACTTCCGGAGAGAATTCCACCTGTTCGTACTTGGAGCGCAGATCCGAGGCCTCCACGAAGGAGCGGACCAGCATCGGAATGTCGTCCTTGCGTTCGCGCAGGGGCAGGATCTCCAGGCCGACAACGGCCAGTCGATAATAAAGATCCCGGCGCAGGATGCCGCGTTCCACGGCCTGCAGCGGCGGCTCGTTGAGGATGCTGATGATCCGCACATCCACCGGAATTTCCGTGAAGGAGCCGAGACGTCGCACACGTT
This is a stretch of genomic DNA from Desulfovibrio aminophilus DSM 12254. It encodes these proteins:
- a CDS encoding ErpA-related iron-sulfur cluster insertion protein (Members of this family, many of which are selenoproteins, show homology to the iron-sulfur cluster insertion ErpA that was described in Escherichia coli.), with protein sequence MFSVETTEEILKKLRNMLSDEEEDACVRLREYKAGCGCHSKIMLGLGLEEAVEGEDERIDVDGVPFIAEKDFLLKHGKSYMLTLDENKQTVLTALQPPA
- a CDS encoding HyaD/HybD family hydrogenase maturation endopeptidase, with protein sequence MSDSPKRILVLGVGNILYTDEGVGVRVVEHLQAGYSFSENVTLMDGGTLGTRLMGPILEADFLIVVDAVLGGDPPGAIYRLTGEDLRKSLAFKDSMHQTDLVDTLIYCGLVGNRPDAVVVGIEPEDYQSMAVELSPTLAKRVPDMAQVVLREIEQAGGAYTPSAA
- a CDS encoding glycyl-radical enzyme activating protein is translated as MQEGMVYNIQRMSVQDGPGLRTTVFLKGCPLHCIWCSNPESQKFAPQMMYFENLCTGCGACANACPNGAVVLLENGKFGRDPEKCTDCGVCTEVCPRQARVMSGKIMTVEEVMEVVRKDELFYLNSDGGVTFGGGEPTAGGDFFLALLQQAHDEAYHCTVDTCGCCPEDRFSETIRLADLLLFDCKHMDPERHKALTGQGNALILKNMRNALSSDTKVRIRMPLMPGLNDTEENLAAMADFFGEFHRHEIEIMPCHFFGRNKYLALNLSMPPLRQYTPEELRAVEERFGRYGLKPVIV
- a CDS encoding ErpA-related iron-sulfur cluster insertion protein (Members of this family, many of which are selenoproteins, show homology to the iron-sulfur cluster insertion ErpA that was described in Escherichia coli.); its protein translation is MFTLETTDEILEKLREMLADEDEGTCVRLREYKVGGGUHSKIVLGLGMEEADEDEDERIDVDGVPFIAEKDFLLKYGKSYTLTFDENKQTVLNATAAP
- a CDS encoding HypC/HybG/HupF family hydrogenase formation chaperone: MCLAVPAEIVEINDGVATCRVGEGQTTVQASLMLLESEPKLGEFLIIHAGFALRVLDRQEALENLKLLRDVIQAAKEAGVEQDML
- a CDS encoding DUF1844 domain-containing protein → MTDDTTCGCGESYMDGMPLPDITFSTFVLSLSSQALMHLGEEPDPDTGETQFRPHLAKQTIDILAMLQAKTEKGLDPDEKKLLCGLLYNLRMQYVNKVK
- a CDS encoding glycyl radical protein — translated: MTFDMNKVATGPKEYKLNWETMNSRFKEQMEFLMNAPQVMDAERLQHLHDVYKEFAGEPVVYIRAKLLERVLLKKKIFLDGNPIVGTLTSARCGVLPYPEWNVQWIKDEMQMAKMASLGEMKIPQETEELLQQTYKEWKGRTCIDLNNKMFKDMFGFNPSAYHKGGMYYENVSVASGSGIADYPRALNEGMRAIIDDLKDRLRNCPTTLDDKERFDLYRAMIVVCEAVVAHSHRYAELVEKTAETETDPKTKAELLEIAEICRRVPEFPARNFREAVQSFWFMHLCIETEQMACATSPGRYGQYMYPFYKKDLDEGKLSREQVVALLKMQWIKHMELGEYQGGSYAKTLSGHTGQTITIGGVDKDGNDASTELEELLLETQIQVRGIQPTLTLLYHPKMSDAYMSKVVQCIRGGSGQPQILNNNVVIQRTLARFAQYEGGITLEDARNCGNYGCVSTGICGKGSFITQEDQPCLAKIIEMVMYNGTDPTTKKQLGIETGEFTEFKSFDEVYEAYKKQLKHLFGISRKHSDLSQMARLQVVPSVLRSVMYDGCIDKGKCEEAGGTRYPQVNPIMTAGVDAANSLLAIKHLVFDTKKITMAQLMEAIKANFEGFEDIRRMCYEAPKHGNDYPETEAFVQQYYRDVDEIHNSIGPDCFGYRTPLDAYSLSYHNYFGALMGALPTGRKAGVALTDGSVSAMPGTDHEGITALIKSGAQAIDTVRYGANHFNVKLVPAALEGPAGTRLLTSLIKTYCDFGGSHIQFNVVTSATLKKAQEVPQDYKNLVVRVAGFSAYFTRLDKGVQDEIVKRTEYAQAN
- the argC gene encoding N-acetyl-gamma-glutamyl-phosphate reductase, which produces MAEKIRVGLVGVTGYTGMELARILASHPSMELVRATSRSEAGQALESLYPFLRGTDLGDLIVTEPDPADLAGACELCFLAVPHKAAMETADALIRAGLKVVDLSADFRLRDKAVYEAWYKTGHTRAALLDEAVYGLVELYAEEVRRARLVANPGCYPTASILGLAPALSAGLVETGDIVIDAKSGASGAGRKAAVATLFCETHDSFRAYSLPTHRHTPEIEQEVSRLAGSDITVSFNTHILPIDRGILATIYTKLKPGADAERVRAAYEDFCRDKPWVRLFPAGTLPETRWVRGTMYCDLGLVVDPRTGRLIILSAIDNLCRGASGQAVANANLMLGLPVNAGLDMAPMMP